Proteins found in one Acidimicrobiia bacterium genomic segment:
- a CDS encoding TrpB-like pyridoxal phosphate-dependent enzyme, with protein sequence MNDHTKILLDEDEMPTHWYNIVPDLPSPPPPALHPGTHQPIGPDDLTPLFPMELIMQEVSQESYIEIPEEVRNIYRSWRPSPMYRARRLEQALGTPARIYYKYEGVSPAGSHKPNTAVPQAYYNAKQGVKKLTTETGAGQWGSALAYACALFDMECEVWQVRASYDAKPYRRSLMEVWGATVHPSPSPLTASGRAILEADPDSPGSLGIAISEAVEMAVADPDAKYALGSVLNHVLMHQTIIGEEALLQMKKAGETPDVLVGCTGGGSNFGGLSFPFIREKMAGNMSPEIRAVEPAACPSLTKGIYAYDFGDTAGMAPLVKMHTLGHDFVPDPIHAGGLRYHGMAPLVSHLYELGLMTATAIHQTECFAAAIQFARTEGILPAPEPTHAIAECIREANACKESGEEKVILMALCGHGHFDLASYDAYLAGELEDYDYPEEKVLAAQERIPVIA encoded by the coding sequence ATGAACGACCATACGAAGATCTTGCTCGACGAAGACGAGATGCCAACCCACTGGTACAACATTGTCCCCGATCTTCCCTCCCCTCCACCCCCAGCCTTGCACCCCGGAACCCACCAGCCGATCGGCCCAGACGACCTGACTCCTCTCTTCCCGATGGAGCTGATCATGCAAGAGGTCAGCCAGGAGAGCTACATCGAGATTCCCGAGGAAGTTCGCAACATCTATCGCTCCTGGAGACCGTCTCCTATGTACAGGGCGCGGCGCCTCGAACAAGCGCTCGGCACTCCCGCCAGGATCTACTACAAGTACGAAGGAGTGAGTCCAGCCGGTTCCCACAAGCCAAACACAGCTGTCCCTCAGGCCTACTACAACGCCAAGCAAGGCGTGAAGAAGCTGACCACCGAGACGGGGGCAGGTCAATGGGGATCAGCGCTCGCTTACGCTTGTGCGCTTTTCGACATGGAGTGCGAGGTCTGGCAGGTACGGGCATCGTACGACGCCAAACCATACCGTCGATCTCTGATGGAAGTTTGGGGTGCCACCGTCCATCCGAGTCCGTCTCCGCTCACCGCTTCGGGAAGAGCGATTCTCGAGGCAGATCCGGACAGCCCCGGAAGCCTCGGGATCGCCATATCTGAAGCCGTTGAAATGGCCGTGGCCGATCCTGACGCCAAATACGCCCTCGGCTCTGTCCTCAATCATGTGCTTATGCACCAGACGATCATCGGTGAAGAGGCACTCCTCCAGATGAAGAAAGCCGGCGAGACGCCTGACGTGCTCGTCGGATGCACGGGCGGTGGGTCTAATTTTGGCGGCCTGTCTTTCCCGTTCATTCGCGAAAAGATGGCTGGGAACATGAGTCCCGAAATCAGGGCAGTTGAACCGGCAGCCTGCCCATCTCTAACGAAGGGTATCTACGCCTATGATTTCGGCGATACAGCCGGAATGGCGCCGCTTGTCAAGATGCACACACTCGGCCATGACTTCGTTCCGGACCCCATCCATGCCGGCGGGCTGCGCTATCACGGTATGGCACCACTGGTGTCACACCTCTACGAACTGGGCCTAATGACGGCCACCGCCATCCACCAGACGGAATGTTTTGCCGCCGCCATCCAGTTCGCAAGGACCGAAGGAATACTTCCCGCCCCCGAACCCACTCATGCCATCGCCGAGTGCATCCGGGAGGCGAACGCCTGTAAGGAATCTGGCGAAGAAAAGGTCATTCTCATGGCGCTGTGCGGTCACGGACATTTCGACCTTGCTTCCTACGACGCCTACCTGGCCGGCGAACTGGAGGACTACGACTATCCGGAAGAGAAAGTGCTGGCTGCCCAGGAGCGGATCCCGGTTATCGCATAG
- a CDS encoding DUF456 domain-containing protein yields MEPTSANIFLAVLVAFGMIAALVGTIFPAVPGVGLAWLVALVFGFLAGWSPLAVGFMVAITLTTAAAFGLGVIVPKRATDAAGASRRATWAGLAGAIIGFFAIPVVGFVIGGAAGVYLAEFGISKNHAVAWISTKGTLKGFGIAALIQVGAVLAIGVLWLVWAFLEFTM; encoded by the coding sequence ATGGAGCCAACCTCAGCAAATATCTTCCTGGCCGTTCTGGTCGCTTTTGGAATGATCGCCGCTCTGGTCGGCACCATCTTCCCTGCCGTCCCCGGGGTCGGATTGGCCTGGCTCGTGGCGTTGGTTTTCGGCTTCCTGGCGGGATGGTCACCACTGGCGGTTGGTTTTATGGTCGCCATCACCCTCACCACAGCGGCGGCATTCGGGCTCGGCGTCATCGTGCCCAAACGTGCCACAGACGCCGCCGGGGCCAGCCGCCGCGCAACCTGGGCCGGTTTGGCAGGGGCGATCATCGGGTTTTTTGCCATTCCGGTGGTGGGTTTTGTCATTGGCGGAGCGGCCGGCGTGTACCTCGCCGAATTCGGGATCAGCAAAAACCACGCCGTTGCTTGGATTTCGACCAAGGGGACCCTCAAAGGATTCGGCATTGCTGCCCTGATTCAGGTCGGCGCCGTTCTCGCCATCGGGGTTCTCTGGCTGGTCTGGGCGTTTCTTGAGTTCACGATGTAA
- a CDS encoding MBL fold metallo-hydrolase: MKQVVEGVHQVSKGVNAFIVDGDEGVVLVDTGLPKRHGAIIDALRSIGRSVDDVRAIILTHGHSDHFGGAAALARATGAPLVVSEIDTAVVEGRQPIPAPPILDLPVVRLLVNLIPSPEVVSVDHRLTAGSVPIAPDFEVIATPGHTAGHISLLLNRRGGVLFAGDAAMARRRGGVQRGLMNRRSVIFDTSLRAIADRDFAIACFGHSDPITTNASGAFKAFVASI, translated from the coding sequence ATGAAACAGGTCGTCGAGGGTGTTCACCAGGTATCGAAGGGCGTGAATGCCTTCATCGTCGACGGCGATGAAGGTGTGGTCCTCGTCGACACCGGGCTGCCGAAACGTCATGGGGCGATCATCGATGCCCTTCGCTCGATCGGGCGCTCGGTGGACGATGTCAGAGCCATCATCCTCACACACGGTCATTCCGATCACTTCGGGGGAGCCGCCGCTCTCGCACGGGCGACGGGCGCACCTCTGGTGGTTTCCGAGATCGATACCGCCGTGGTCGAAGGACGCCAGCCGATACCTGCTCCGCCGATTCTCGACCTTCCGGTGGTACGGCTATTGGTGAATCTCATCCCGAGCCCTGAGGTTGTATCGGTTGACCATCGGTTGACGGCGGGCAGCGTTCCAATCGCACCGGACTTCGAGGTCATTGCAACCCCGGGTCATACCGCGGGGCATATTTCGCTGCTTCTCAATCGGCGGGGCGGGGTGCTGTTTGCTGGTGACGCGGCGATGGCGAGGAGACGAGGAGGCGTTCAGCGGGGCCTGATGAACCGCAGGTCGGTGATCTTTGACACGAGCCTCCGAGCGATTGCCGATCGGGATTTCGCGATCGCATGCTTCGGCCATTCAGACCCGATTACCACGAATGCGTCTGGCGCATTCAAGGCCTTTGTCGCCTCCATTTGA
- the udk gene encoding uridine kinase gives MVWPTSAAPLIIGVAGGSGSGKTTIAEAIASKVGPERATRIQHDAYYRDLSDVPQAERAAVNFDHPDSLETDLLVEHLRQLRDGKSVECPVYDFGEHVRLKKSETVAPRSVLIVEGILVLVEPALRELMDVRIFVDTDSDLRLARRLERDVAERGRSVRSVLNQYMKTVRPMHLQFVEPSKRYADVVIPEGYNTNAVGVVTRMIDSVLAEETT, from the coding sequence ATGGTCTGGCCGACCTCGGCTGCGCCTCTCATCATTGGGGTTGCCGGCGGTTCGGGGTCAGGCAAGACCACGATCGCCGAGGCGATTGCGTCGAAAGTTGGACCGGAGCGGGCCACCCGGATTCAGCATGACGCCTATTACCGGGACCTCAGTGATGTTCCCCAGGCGGAACGAGCCGCCGTCAACTTCGATCACCCGGATTCGCTGGAGACCGACCTCCTCGTAGAACACCTCAGACAACTGCGCGACGGCAAGAGCGTCGAGTGCCCCGTCTACGACTTCGGTGAGCACGTTCGCTTGAAGAAGTCCGAGACGGTTGCACCTCGATCGGTTTTGATCGTCGAGGGTATCCTGGTGCTGGTCGAGCCAGCCCTTCGGGAGCTCATGGATGTTCGGATTTTTGTAGATACGGACAGCGATCTAAGACTGGCCAGGCGCCTTGAGCGAGACGTAGCCGAACGAGGACGCTCCGTGCGGTCGGTCCTGAACCAGTACATGAAGACCGTCAGGCCCATGCATCTTCAGTTTGTTGAGCCATCCAAGCGATACGCCGATGTCGTCATTCCGGAGGGCTACAACACGAACGCCGTTGGGGTGGTGACGCGGATGATAGATAGTGTGCTCGCAGAGGAGACAACATGA
- a CDS encoding pyrroline-5-carboxylate reductase — MIGVVGVGAMGAALVEGLLTAGHSPDTICLVEQDETKLESFGDRGVHISSAMEGIRTADWVIVAVKPHAVAEVLRSMADQLKPTAAVISIAAGIDTRSIEAELPSVSVVRAMPNTPALVGQAMIGVAPGRLATPEQLREACDILGAVGQVAVVDEADLDALTAVSGSGPAYLFYLAEALVEAAREQGLSADLADQLVRQTLRGAGLLLATSDVDAVELRRRVTSKGGTTQAAIEVFDSGDMKATIRRGVRAATERSRQLRGDS; from the coding sequence ATGATCGGGGTAGTCGGAGTCGGTGCGATGGGGGCAGCCCTGGTCGAAGGTTTGTTGACAGCTGGACATTCACCGGACACCATTTGTCTCGTCGAGCAGGATGAGACCAAATTGGAGTCGTTCGGCGACCGGGGAGTGCACATCTCGTCGGCGATGGAGGGGATTCGGACCGCCGACTGGGTCATCGTGGCTGTCAAGCCTCATGCGGTGGCGGAGGTGCTTCGTTCTATGGCTGACCAGCTTAAGCCCACGGCGGCAGTGATCTCGATCGCGGCCGGCATCGATACCCGGTCGATCGAAGCCGAACTTCCTTCGGTTTCGGTAGTCCGGGCAATGCCCAACACGCCGGCCCTGGTTGGTCAGGCGATGATCGGGGTTGCCCCTGGTCGGTTGGCTACGCCTGAGCAGTTGCGGGAAGCTTGCGATATTCTCGGGGCCGTCGGTCAGGTCGCGGTCGTCGACGAGGCTGACCTTGACGCTTTAACGGCTGTCTCAGGCAGTGGTCCTGCCTACCTTTTCTACCTGGCAGAGGCCCTCGTAGAGGCAGCCCGAGAGCAGGGACTGAGCGCTGATCTGGCGGATCAGTTGGTTCGCCAAACCTTACGGGGGGCGGGTCTGCTGCTGGCCACGTCGGACGTTGACGCGGTGGAGTTACGTCGCAGGGTTACCTCAAAAGGCGGAACGACGCAGGCTGCCATTGAGGTGTTCGATTCGGGAGATATGAAAGCCACTATTAGACGGGGGGTCCGTGCGGCCACCGAACGATCTCGACAACTGAGAGGTGACTCGTGA
- a CDS encoding peroxiredoxin translates to MIQLTVGSEAPAFSLLDHTGVPRAIDPGSKAILFFYPAAFTPGCTGEVCDFRDRTDRLEAAGYQLFGISPDAVEKLADFAAEYELPYPLLSDEDHAVADAYGAWGVKKNYGKEYVGLIRSTVAVGENGKVIAAWYNVKATGHAERVTTELLGGPSD, encoded by the coding sequence GTGATACAACTAACCGTCGGTTCGGAGGCGCCCGCGTTCTCCCTTCTCGATCACACCGGCGTGCCCCGCGCCATCGACCCGGGGAGCAAGGCGATACTTTTCTTCTATCCGGCTGCGTTTACTCCAGGGTGCACTGGCGAGGTGTGTGACTTTCGTGATCGTACCGATCGACTGGAGGCTGCCGGCTACCAACTGTTCGGCATCAGCCCCGACGCGGTGGAAAAGTTGGCTGACTTCGCCGCCGAATACGAACTTCCGTACCCACTGCTGTCTGATGAAGACCACGCAGTCGCTGATGCGTATGGGGCCTGGGGAGTGAAGAAGAATTACGGCAAAGAGTACGTCGGGCTGATCCGGTCAACCGTCGCGGTTGGCGAAAACGGCAAGGTGATAGCTGCCTGGTACAACGTCAAGGCCACCGGTCACGCTGAGCGAGTAACCACGGAGTTGCTCGGCGGGCCTAGCGACTGA
- a CDS encoding HAMP domain-containing histidine kinase, with protein sequence MTNRRDHVMIASALVASSLIVAVAVVFSASVGGSNISAEALAFAHTESAIAAVTTTQGAVQRAVAISQVVSEQQGKLVEIARITISTSHDRFLLLHHPGVDILPGSTDYLNTASAVLNDLEVGDIESAAELVADPMAGQFEVLVGRLVEERDALGSNLQSLDEQAVAAAQATRFMIGLAIPLAVAVLVLTTYRRRETQRTLEKQVEYERELRKSRDDFIANVSHELRTPLTAVFGFAQLLDSGLVDEREERDDLIRLIYGESGELVRMVEDLLTAARLTEGGLAYRLEPVNVFDEVGDVAEVISRMGTTIEIRDVDGHVRADRLRFRQIVRNLLANAARYGGDSVVISGRAGVGSYELVVADNGGGVPYETTATMFERFSQYEDASLARGGLGLGLSIVQALLEDMGGTIGYERVDGWSRFVIELPTATEIRGLTAERVLSTAPSQVSTPDG encoded by the coding sequence ATGACGAATCGACGCGACCACGTGATGATTGCTTCAGCCCTGGTGGCTTCGTCTCTGATTGTGGCGGTGGCCGTTGTCTTTTCGGCGTCGGTTGGTGGCTCGAATATCAGTGCAGAAGCGCTCGCATTTGCCCACACCGAATCCGCCATTGCTGCGGTAACAACGACGCAGGGTGCCGTTCAAAGAGCGGTGGCTATCTCCCAGGTAGTGTCAGAACAACAGGGGAAGTTGGTCGAGATTGCCCGAATTACGATTTCAACCAGCCATGACCGCTTCCTTCTCCTCCATCATCCAGGCGTAGACATCCTGCCGGGTTCGACCGACTACCTGAATACTGCGTCTGCTGTCTTGAACGATCTCGAGGTCGGCGACATTGAGTCAGCTGCCGAGCTGGTGGCTGATCCGATGGCAGGTCAGTTCGAGGTGCTCGTAGGAAGGCTTGTTGAGGAACGAGACGCGCTGGGTTCCAATCTCCAATCGTTGGATGAACAGGCTGTGGCGGCCGCGCAAGCCACCCGATTCATGATCGGGCTGGCGATTCCCCTGGCGGTCGCAGTCCTGGTGCTTACCACCTACCGGCGGCGCGAAACGCAGCGGACACTTGAAAAGCAGGTGGAGTATGAACGTGAACTCCGTAAATCTCGTGACGACTTCATTGCCAACGTTTCTCACGAGCTCCGGACGCCTCTCACGGCGGTCTTTGGGTTCGCACAACTGCTCGACTCCGGACTCGTCGACGAGCGAGAAGAACGTGATGACTTGATTCGATTGATATACGGCGAGTCCGGGGAGCTCGTGCGAATGGTCGAGGATCTATTGACGGCGGCTCGACTCACGGAGGGCGGGCTCGCCTATCGTCTGGAACCGGTGAACGTCTTTGATGAGGTCGGTGACGTGGCCGAGGTGATCTCCAGGATGGGCACCACGATTGAAATCCGTGACGTTGACGGACATGTCAGAGCAGATCGGCTCCGCTTCCGACAGATCGTCCGAAATCTTCTTGCGAATGCGGCTCGATACGGGGGAGACTCCGTGGTCATCTCCGGTCGGGCGGGGGTTGGGTCCTACGAGCTCGTTGTCGCCGACAATGGAGGAGGAGTGCCGTACGAGACAACTGCAACCATGTTTGAACGCTTCTCACAATATGAGGACGCAAGCCTGGCCCGAGGGGGTCTCGGACTCGGCCTGTCCATTGTGCAGGCGCTCTTGGAAGATATGGGTGGAACGATCGGGTATGAGCGGGTAGACGGCTGGTCCCGGTTTGTCATCGAGTTACCCACCGCCACCGAGATTCGCGGGCTGACCGCAGAACGGGTTTTGTCCACCGCACCGAGCCAGGTGAGTACCCCTGACGGGTAA
- a CDS encoding PspA/IM30 family protein, translating to MLKRIIGYLKQLFRMTAEAAMDPEIEIEQAITEAKKRDQALRNQAAKIIAHRTQLESKIEKAADMVGESREMAKKALLKAEEAKVAGQDDEVVKWTQAATAQALKLQAAENNLNGLKEQYEFAVTQSDDAKKSVQQNAMRLQELGAKRYELVGKIQQAKMQEAVNTAVESISASMEMEAPSLERVEEKIEGRLSQAKARAELREATPEGAETELREAISIAGADSKLEELRAELGITE from the coding sequence ATGTTGAAACGAATTATCGGCTATCTCAAGCAGCTGTTCCGTATGACCGCTGAGGCGGCCATGGATCCTGAGATCGAGATTGAGCAAGCGATCACTGAGGCCAAGAAGCGGGATCAGGCACTGCGGAACCAGGCCGCCAAGATCATCGCCCATCGGACCCAGCTCGAATCAAAAATCGAGAAGGCTGCCGACATGGTGGGGGAGTCTCGTGAGATGGCCAAGAAGGCCCTGTTGAAGGCCGAAGAGGCCAAGGTGGCCGGCCAGGACGATGAGGTAGTCAAATGGACCCAGGCGGCCACTGCTCAGGCCCTCAAATTGCAGGCTGCCGAAAACAATCTGAACGGGTTGAAAGAGCAGTACGAATTTGCGGTAACCCAATCTGATGACGCCAAGAAATCGGTTCAGCAGAACGCCATGCGGCTCCAGGAGCTTGGTGCCAAGCGGTATGAGTTGGTTGGCAAGATCCAACAGGCGAAGATGCAGGAGGCCGTTAACACCGCCGTTGAGTCCATCAGTGCGTCGATGGAAATGGAAGCCCCAAGCCTCGAGCGGGTCGAAGAGAAGATTGAGGGTCGTCTGTCGCAGGCCAAGGCGCGTGCTGAGTTGCGCGAGGCCACTCCGGAGGGCGCCGAGACCGAACTGCGAGAAGCGATCTCGATCGCCGGTGCCGATTCAAAACTCGAGGAGTTACGCGCCGAATTAGGCATCACCGAGTAA
- a CDS encoding 4Fe-4S dicluster domain-containing protein, giving the protein MPKKANQLLLAVGLVSFVATLGFWWLGTLPGHFVPEVGREVFGNIGVPLQAMFYIGVAGFLGITFYLFSLRAENWQRGTADRRTGLWKERLRRLGGGLAMKTLLRDRAAGLMHSLVYWGFLLLFLGTVILEIDHLLPISWKFLHGSTYQVYSATLDAAALAFLGGLLWALVRRYGQRPWRLRSKTKPEDGLILGVLALIGISGLLTEAARITLMGRPNFELASFVGYPLSFVIPESSAAGLHQLFWILHAIAFLGFLIVLPTTKLRHMVTSPANMFLSPTDRPKGAMRPIPNLMENEIETIGAAIIEDFTWKQIFDTDACTICGRCTSVCPANLTGKPLDPREMVLKVGEVAASTAPRPITTPVSMVTGIGIETASVFERIHPDELWSCTTCGACDEICPVNIEILDKILDMRRYKSLMEADFPTELGKAYVAMENQGNPWGLSQTNRADWTKALEFPVPVLGEDGVDSAEYLFFVGCAGSFDDRNTAVSQATARLLHEAGIDFAILGSREMCNGDPARRSGNEYVYQQLALQNIETMDSYGVTKIITQCPHCFNSLGNEYPQLDGNYEVVHHTQMLAELLNAKRLRTKPSGPKRTVTYHDPCYLGRHNDVYKAPREVVMASGNIELVEMPRHGTKGLCCGAGGARFWMEEQIGKKINIERAEEALATGAQEVAVSCPFCYVMIDDGVKELGRDDVVVRDVSMMMMDSLERSGDPEP; this is encoded by the coding sequence ATGCCGAAGAAAGCCAACCAGCTGTTACTTGCCGTTGGGTTGGTTTCGTTTGTTGCCACATTGGGTTTCTGGTGGCTTGGTACGTTGCCTGGCCATTTTGTGCCAGAGGTGGGCCGCGAAGTGTTCGGGAACATTGGCGTTCCACTCCAGGCCATGTTCTACATTGGTGTAGCCGGCTTCCTCGGAATCACGTTCTATTTGTTCTCGCTGCGAGCCGAGAACTGGCAGCGGGGAACAGCCGATAGACGGACCGGGCTGTGGAAGGAGCGCCTCAGGCGACTCGGTGGGGGCTTGGCGATGAAGACGCTGCTTCGAGATCGGGCGGCCGGGTTGATGCATTCGCTCGTGTACTGGGGCTTCCTGCTCCTGTTTCTTGGAACTGTCATCCTCGAGATTGATCACCTACTCCCGATCAGCTGGAAGTTCCTCCATGGCTCCACCTATCAGGTCTACTCGGCGACGCTCGATGCGGCGGCACTCGCCTTCCTCGGCGGGTTGCTCTGGGCCTTGGTTCGCCGGTATGGCCAACGACCCTGGCGCCTGCGTTCCAAGACGAAGCCGGAAGACGGTCTGATTCTCGGGGTTCTTGCCCTGATCGGAATCAGCGGGTTGCTGACCGAAGCCGCCCGGATCACGCTCATGGGGCGCCCGAACTTTGAGTTGGCTTCTTTTGTCGGATATCCGCTCTCGTTTGTGATTCCCGAATCTTCCGCCGCCGGACTTCACCAACTGTTCTGGATTCTGCACGCAATTGCGTTCCTTGGCTTCTTGATCGTGCTCCCGACCACCAAGCTGCGCCACATGGTTACATCACCGGCCAACATGTTCCTCTCGCCAACCGACCGCCCGAAAGGGGCAATGCGGCCGATCCCAAATCTCATGGAGAACGAGATCGAAACGATCGGGGCGGCGATCATCGAGGACTTCACGTGGAAGCAGATCTTCGATACGGATGCGTGCACCATCTGTGGGCGGTGTACGTCGGTGTGCCCGGCCAACCTGACAGGGAAACCTCTTGACCCCCGCGAGATGGTTCTCAAGGTCGGTGAGGTGGCTGCTTCGACCGCACCGAGACCCATAACGACACCCGTGAGCATGGTGACCGGGATCGGGATCGAAACTGCCTCGGTTTTCGAGCGGATCCATCCCGACGAGTTGTGGTCGTGCACAACATGCGGAGCTTGCGATGAGATCTGCCCGGTCAACATCGAGATCCTCGACAAGATCCTCGACATGCGCCGGTACAAGTCGCTCATGGAGGCTGACTTCCCCACCGAGTTGGGTAAGGCCTACGTGGCGATGGAGAACCAGGGCAACCCGTGGGGCCTGAGCCAGACCAATCGGGCTGACTGGACGAAGGCGTTGGAGTTTCCCGTTCCCGTGCTCGGCGAGGACGGAGTGGATTCAGCTGAATACTTGTTTTTTGTGGGTTGCGCAGGTTCCTTTGACGACCGTAACACCGCGGTCTCCCAGGCGACGGCCCGTTTGCTGCACGAAGCAGGCATTGATTTTGCGATTCTCGGCTCCCGGGAAATGTGCAACGGCGACCCGGCTCGGCGCTCGGGGAACGAGTACGTATACCAGCAGTTGGCACTTCAGAATATCGAGACCATGGACTCGTATGGGGTCACCAAGATCATCACGCAGTGTCCCCACTGTTTCAACTCGCTCGGCAACGAGTATCCCCAGCTCGATGGCAACTATGAGGTAGTCCATCACACCCAGATGCTCGCTGAACTTCTCAATGCCAAACGCCTCCGCACCAAGCCGTCTGGACCGAAGAGGACGGTTACCTACCACGATCCGTGTTACCTCGGGCGCCATAACGATGTGTACAAGGCTCCCCGCGAGGTGGTCATGGCGTCCGGCAACATCGAGTTGGTCGAGATGCCCCGTCATGGCACGAAGGGACTGTGTTGTGGAGCCGGTGGGGCGCGCTTTTGGATGGAAGAGCAGATCGGCAAGAAGATCAACATTGAGCGAGCTGAGGAAGCGTTGGCGACGGGCGCCCAGGAGGTAGCCGTATCTTGCCCCTTCTGCTACGTCATGATCGATGACGGTGTCAAGGAACTAGGCCGTGACGATGTGGTGGTGCGGGATGTCTCCATGATGATGATGGACTCTCTTGAGCGATCCGGAGATCCCGAGCCATAG